In Sphingomonas sp. PAMC26645, one DNA window encodes the following:
- a CDS encoding HAD-IIB family hydrolase produces MKDLVAFDLDGTLAESKQPLQEPMGEALANLLDVAHVAVISGGDWPQFEKQVASRLPERADRTKLWLMPTTGTKLYRFDGEWRAVYAELFEDDEKQKILTAFDESLEATGFVPEKTWGERIEDRGSQITFSALGQEAPIDAKHSWDPDFAKRKVIQADLQKRLPGLSINMGGATSIDITREGVDKAYGLKKLNEASGIALDKMMFIGDAIFPGGNDYPAEQLGLDVVKVKNVDGTLAAIAGIVACLK; encoded by the coding sequence ATGAAAGACCTCGTTGCCTTCGACCTCGATGGAACGCTGGCCGAGAGCAAGCAGCCCTTGCAGGAGCCGATGGGCGAGGCGCTGGCGAACCTGCTCGACGTCGCGCATGTCGCGGTGATCTCGGGCGGCGACTGGCCGCAATTCGAGAAGCAGGTCGCGTCGCGCCTGCCCGAGCGGGCCGATCGCACCAAGCTTTGGCTGATGCCGACGACGGGCACGAAGCTGTACCGGTTCGATGGCGAATGGCGCGCGGTGTACGCCGAGCTGTTCGAGGATGACGAGAAGCAGAAGATCCTCACGGCGTTCGACGAGTCGCTCGAGGCTACCGGGTTCGTGCCGGAGAAGACCTGGGGCGAGCGGATCGAGGATCGTGGTAGCCAGATCACGTTCTCCGCACTCGGCCAGGAAGCGCCGATCGATGCCAAGCACAGCTGGGATCCGGATTTCGCCAAGCGCAAGGTTATCCAGGCGGACTTGCAGAAGCGGCTGCCGGGGCTGTCGATCAACATGGGCGGCGCGACCTCGATCGACATCACGCGTGAGGGTGTCGACAAGGCGTATGGCCTGAAGAAGCTCAACGAGGCGAGCGGCATCGCGCTCGACAAGATGATGTTCATCGGCGACGCGATCTTCCCGGGCGGCAATGATTATCCCGCCGAGCAGCTTGGGCTTGACGTCGTGAAGGTGAAGAACGTCGACGGCACGCTGGCGGCGATCGCCGGGATCGTCGCGTGTCTGAAGTAA
- a CDS encoding GreA/GreB family elongation factor has translation MSVAFRRESDEEHLEPKFEQPIAPGPNLVTARGLRLLGERVTEIEAAVAAETDEEARKLLLRDLRYWHTRQTTAELAPSPEEDEVGIGSRARVRMNGVERVIAIVGGDEAEPGEDRLAFSAPLARALMGAAVGETVAFADKPDAIEVLAIDKDDG, from the coding sequence ATGAGCGTCGCCTTTCGTCGTGAGAGTGACGAGGAACATCTCGAACCCAAGTTCGAACAGCCGATCGCGCCGGGGCCTAATCTGGTCACGGCGCGGGGGCTGCGGCTGCTCGGCGAGCGGGTGACCGAGATAGAGGCTGCGGTTGCGGCGGAGACGGACGAGGAGGCGCGCAAGCTTCTGCTGCGTGATTTGCGGTATTGGCACACGCGTCAGACGACCGCCGAACTCGCGCCTTCGCCGGAAGAGGACGAGGTCGGGATCGGTTCGCGCGCTCGTGTTCGGATGAACGGGGTTGAGCGGGTTATCGCGATCGTCGGTGGCGACGAGGCGGAGCCCGGCGAGGACCGGCTGGCGTTCTCGGCACCGCTGGCGCGCGCGCTGATGGGCGCGGCGGTTGGCGAGACGGTGGCGTTTGCGGACAAGCCGGACGCGATCGAGGTTCTGGCGATCGACAAGGATGACGGCTGA